The Macrococcoides canis genome has a window encoding:
- a CDS encoding phospho-sugar mutase has translation MTNQSTWESHIDDSLISIEAYEKLSEQDKKEGYVGNLSFGTAGIRGKIGLGPNRLNKFTVQKVATGLAQYLTELKEDPSVVIAYDTRHFSPEFCDTIAEVLGHHNVKTYIFDRYHTTPELSFAVRHLNTDAGVMITASHNPPEYNGIKIYGPDGGQLALEASQRVSAFIDDIDDIFALKHSNKDELLQRNMIEYLDDKIIDAYKSEVISLVEDIPASDLKVVFTSLHGTSVPIVPELLDALNFTQYEVVKEQAIPDGDFTSVKSANPEDHDAFDMAVKYAKSSNADLLIATDPDADRMGIVAHVDGKLHYFNGNQIGALLLHYRIQSTESLKNRAAVKSIVTSELGRKIAEANNVKMFDVLTGFKFIAEKIAQFESTSEYNYIFGYEESYGYMAGPFVRDKDAVQIVPLIIKLASELKNEQRTIVDEMNDIYSRYGHYQEQLFSHTFEGQEGKAHIEKIMNDTRADFPSEIAGQKVIRVDDYLAQTSYSEGSETKIDLPKADVLKFHFDNGWIALRPSGTEPKIKLYVSLITDDIASLAQEMNNAFFN, from the coding sequence TTGACAAATCAAAGTACTTGGGAATCACATATCGATGATAGTTTAATCAGTATTGAAGCTTATGAAAAGTTATCCGAACAAGATAAAAAAGAGGGGTATGTTGGTAACTTATCTTTCGGTACAGCCGGTATACGAGGTAAGATTGGACTCGGGCCAAACCGTCTGAATAAATTCACGGTTCAGAAAGTCGCAACAGGTCTTGCACAGTATCTTACTGAACTTAAAGAAGACCCAAGCGTGGTCATTGCTTATGATACGAGACATTTCTCGCCTGAATTCTGTGATACAATTGCTGAAGTATTAGGTCATCATAATGTTAAGACGTATATCTTCGACAGATATCATACGACACCTGAACTGTCTTTTGCTGTGCGTCACTTAAATACGGATGCAGGTGTAATGATCACTGCAAGCCACAATCCACCTGAATATAACGGAATAAAGATCTATGGTCCAGATGGCGGACAGCTGGCACTTGAAGCTTCACAAAGAGTAAGTGCTTTTATCGATGATATTGATGATATTTTTGCCCTTAAGCATTCGAATAAAGATGAACTGTTACAACGAAACATGATTGAATATTTAGATGACAAGATAATCGATGCCTATAAATCAGAAGTTATTTCACTTGTAGAAGATATCCCGGCATCTGATCTTAAAGTTGTTTTTACAAGTTTACATGGTACGAGTGTACCTATCGTACCGGAACTTTTAGATGCGCTTAACTTTACGCAATATGAAGTGGTTAAGGAACAGGCCATTCCAGATGGTGATTTTACATCTGTGAAATCTGCTAATCCAGAAGATCATGATGCATTTGATATGGCTGTCAAATATGCGAAATCCTCAAATGCCGACCTTCTGATTGCAACTGATCCAGATGCCGATCGTATGGGTATTGTTGCACATGTAGATGGCAAGCTTCATTATTTCAATGGAAACCAGATAGGTGCTCTACTGCTCCACTACAGAATTCAGTCCACTGAATCTCTTAAAAATCGTGCTGCAGTAAAATCAATCGTAACAAGTGAACTTGGACGTAAGATTGCTGAAGCGAACAATGTGAAAATGTTCGATGTGTTAACAGGTTTTAAATTTATCGCGGAAAAGATTGCACAGTTTGAAAGTACATCTGAGTATAACTATATATTCGGCTACGAAGAAAGTTATGGATATATGGCCGGGCCATTTGTACGTGATAAAGATGCCGTACAGATAGTACCGCTCATAATCAAACTGGCAAGTGAGCTGAAGAATGAACAGCGTACAATTGTAGATGAGATGAATGATATTTATTCTAGATATGGTCATTATCAGGAGCAATTGTTCTCACATACGTTTGAAGGTCAGGAAGGTAAAGCACATATCGAAAAGATAATGAACGATACTAGAGCAGACTTCCCTTCTGAAATCGCAGGTCAGAAAGTTATTCGTGTAGATGATTATCTTGCACAGACTTCCTATTCTGAAGGTTCTGAAACAAAGATCGATCTTCCGAAAGCTGATGTATTAAAGTTTCACTTTGATAATGGCTGGATTGCGTTACGCCCATCTGGTACGGAGCCGAAGATAAAACTATACGTATCACTGATTACTGATGATATCGCGTCACTTGCACAAGAAATGAACAATGCATTCTTTAATTAA
- the pyrF gene encoding orotidine-5'-phosphate decarboxylase, whose translation MTKPIIALDFKDMEAVRTFLKPFNESLFVKVGMELYLQNGPDIIKEIRGFGHDIFLDLKLHDIPNTVGQAMKGLGNLDIQMVNVHAAGGSIMMQRALEGLRDSGSTASLIAVTQLTSTSESMMQQEQNIQSTINESILNYATLAQQAGLDGVVCSANESAMIRDALGTSFLKVTPGIRTLDDAKGDQVRVATPEFAKLNGSTHIVVGRSITLDKNPVEKYHQIKKAWETDVK comes from the coding sequence ATGACGAAACCGATTATAGCTTTAGATTTTAAAGATATGGAAGCGGTAAGAACATTTTTAAAGCCGTTTAATGAATCATTGTTTGTAAAAGTTGGTATGGAGCTTTATCTACAGAATGGTCCGGATATTATTAAAGAAATTCGTGGCTTTGGACACGATATCTTTCTGGACTTAAAGCTTCACGATATTCCGAATACGGTTGGGCAGGCAATGAAAGGTTTAGGTAATCTGGATATTCAGATGGTGAATGTTCATGCTGCAGGCGGCTCTATCATGATGCAGCGTGCTTTAGAAGGGTTGCGTGATAGCGGTAGTACGGCATCTCTCATTGCAGTGACACAGCTGACAAGTACATCTGAAAGTATGATGCAGCAAGAGCAGAATATTCAGTCGACAATCAATGAGAGTATCTTGAATTACGCGACATTAGCACAACAGGCAGGTCTAGATGGTGTCGTATGTTCAGCAAATGAAAGTGCGATGATTAGAGATGCACTTGGCACTTCATTTCTGAAAGTTACTCCGGGTATTCGTACACTTGATGATGCAAAAGGCGATCAAGTACGTGTTGCAACACCTGAATTTGCAAAATTAAATGGCTCGACGCATATCGTTGTCGGTCGTTCTATTACGCTGGATAAAAATCCTGTCGAAAAATATCATCAAATAAAGAAAGCGTGGGAAACAGATGTTAAATAA
- the pyrE gene encoding orotate phosphoribosyltransferase: MLNKEIAKALLEIEAVSLQPNDMFTWSSGIKSPIYCDNRLTMSYPAVRDQIAEGLKSLIETHFSDAEVLAGTATAGIPHAAFTAQKMNLPMSYVRSSSKKHGKGNQIEGRVLEGQKVVVVEDLISTGGSAIEAADALTAHGADVLGIVAIFTYGLTKGKERLAEAGYSYYTLSDFDNLVEVASETGKIEQSDIEGLINWRDNL; this comes from the coding sequence ATGTTAAATAAAGAAATTGCAAAAGCATTGCTAGAAATTGAAGCAGTATCATTACAGCCAAATGACATGTTTACATGGTCATCTGGAATTAAAAGTCCAATTTACTGTGATAATCGTCTGACGATGAGTTATCCTGCGGTACGAGATCAGATTGCCGAAGGTTTAAAATCATTGATCGAAACGCATTTCAGTGATGCAGAAGTATTAGCAGGAACAGCGACTGCAGGTATTCCACATGCAGCATTTACGGCACAGAAGATGAACTTACCGATGAGCTATGTACGTTCATCAAGTAAAAAACATGGCAAAGGGAATCAGATAGAAGGACGTGTCCTTGAAGGACAGAAGGTTGTTGTTGTAGAAGATCTAATTTCTACAGGCGGCTCAGCAATCGAAGCAGCTGATGCTTTAACAGCGCATGGCGCAGACGTACTAGGCATCGTCGCAATATTTACGTATGGTTTAACTAAAGGTAAAGAAAGATTAGCTGAAGCAGGATATTCATATTATACGCTATCTGACTTCGATAATCTCGTTGAGGTTGCAAGTGAAACAGGAAAGATTGAACAAAGTGATATTGAAGGATTAATCAACTGGCGCGATAACTTATAA
- a CDS encoding dihydroorotate dehydrogenase: MRLNVEIPGLNLKNPVMPASGCFAFGKEYAQFMDLNELGAIMIKAATPERRFGNPTPRVAETSSGMINAIGLQNPGVDHIIAHELKWLEQFETPIIANVAGSKVEDYVEVAEKISKAPNVRALELNISCPNVKEGGIQFGTDPDTAKELTRMVKAVSSVPVYVKLSPNVTNIVEMALAVSEYADGITMINTLVGLRINEKTGAPIISNVIGGLSGPAVKPVAMRMVYEVRKALPHMPIIAMGGVTEAQDVIDYISVGADAVAVGTANFQNPTVCKDIIDALPGLLDQLGVQHIHELKGRTQEAVR; encoded by the coding sequence ATGAGATTAAATGTTGAAATCCCAGGTTTAAACTTAAAGAATCCAGTAATGCCTGCAAGTGGCTGTTTTGCTTTCGGTAAAGAATATGCGCAGTTTATGGATTTGAATGAACTTGGCGCAATCATGATTAAAGCTGCGACACCAGAACGTCGTTTTGGAAACCCGACACCACGCGTTGCTGAAACATCAAGTGGTATGATCAATGCGATAGGGCTTCAAAATCCTGGCGTTGACCATATTATTGCGCATGAATTAAAATGGTTAGAACAGTTTGAAACTCCGATTATCGCAAACGTTGCGGGCTCTAAAGTTGAAGATTATGTTGAAGTTGCAGAGAAGATTTCAAAAGCACCGAATGTACGTGCACTTGAACTTAATATTTCATGTCCGAATGTTAAAGAAGGAGGGATACAGTTCGGTACAGACCCAGACACTGCTAAAGAACTGACACGTATGGTTAAAGCAGTATCAAGTGTACCAGTATACGTCAAGTTATCTCCAAACGTTACGAATATCGTTGAGATGGCGCTTGCAGTCAGTGAATATGCTGATGGAATTACAATGATCAACACGCTTGTCGGTTTACGTATTAATGAGAAGACAGGTGCGCCGATTATCTCGAATGTTATCGGCGGCTTAAGCGGACCAGCTGTTAAACCTGTAGCAATGCGCATGGTATATGAAGTGCGTAAAGCATTACCGCATATGCCGATTATTGCAATGGGTGGGGTCACTGAAGCACAAGATGTGATTGACTACATTTCAGTCGGTGCAGATGCGGTTGCAGTCGGAACAGCGAACTTCCAGAATCCAACGGTATGTAAAGATATTATCGATGCGTTACCAGGTCTGCTCGATCAGCTTGGTGTTCAACATATCCATGAATTAAAAGGACGTACCCAGGAGGCAGTGCGATGA